CGCATGCGGCTTTACAGGGCCCGGCGTAGAAGGTGCGGAACGTCACGACGGGATCGAATCCTGGGGCAGTCAGTCAACCAGCGCCACCATGGCCACCATGGCCGCCACGACGACATCGCCCCGGAGCCGGTGCTACTCACTGTGCATTCCGGGCGGATATGCATCCATAAGGAACGCCGACGCAATGAAGGTTGCCATGAATGGGTCCGCTATCTGGGTCTTCTCGGCGAGCTGCAGGAAGATTCCGAGGTATTGAGCGACCTCATCAGCGTCCAAGTGCTGGGGACGGCACGCTTGGATGCAATTGAATGGCGACGCAGGGCCTTGCGCGACGTGCCGCAGCAGTCCCCGGAAGATCCACTCCAGATGGagggcggagaagaggagatgtGCGTTGGCACGCAGCGTGCGCACCTCGTCCAGCTCCAGTGACAGCCGTCGCCGGAGGGGCTCGAACCGGCTCAACCGCGACAACGGCTGCCGGGGCCGCAGGTCGACAACCGCGACGGATCCCGCGAGATGGGGCACAGCCGTGGCCTGCAGCGTGGTTTCTATCCCTCCCGCCGGGACTGCATCATCGTCGGGGTCTGTCAGGACAATCACCCAACGGGGACGCACGGAAGCCGCTGCGCCGTCCAGACCGGTCGGCGGTAGCGAGCCCCACGATGCGAGCAAGTGTTGGACGTGACGGATGCCGCCGCAGTCGGCTGCGAAGACGCACACGGTGTCCACGATCGGGAGTAGGACGTCTCGGTACAGCAGTGACTGAAGATCCTCGTAGGAGCGTCCCCGAGTGCGGGGGATGGGGTATCGCCGGAGTGGCTCCTGCTGGGATGGCCCGGGCGGGGACGTGCGCGAGAGGCTGCTCTCGATGACTATAACCGGATGAGATGTGGCCGCGCCGGACAGGTGCAGTTGAGCCCAACCCTGCTTCCGGTGACGGCCAGTATTGTTATGCGGATACAGCGATCGGAGCGCCTGCGCCTTGGCGGTGTGTCCTACAAAGAGCGCGATGGAAGGGTGCTGATTGGCAGGGCAGTCCATTCCGTTGATGACCCTCCGCATCGCGTCGTTGTCCGTGATGGCCCAGCCCCCCTCGTCATGTTCCAGTCCCAACCATGCAGCCATATCTATGCAGTGAGAATCCGCCCCTGACTGATTGTCCCTTGGATGGCCCGCTTCGCCCAAGTCGGTAACGTCACCTTCCTGTTTGTTCTGTCACCTTGTGCCGTGGCCCGCGGCTGTTTTATAGTACCGTCGAAAGAGGCCTTGAAAGACATGCCCCCCCCTGAGCGACGCGCGCATGCAAAGTTGAGGATGGGAGGGTACATCTTGGGGCATCCAGATTCTGCCTGGAGTGCTTTTACGTTCTGCGTTGCGCTAAAGCGTGTAGCTCTacttgaacaacaagaatACCGACACGGCTACCGGAGGGCCCGAGGGATTGGGGTTGTTTCCCCTACTTTTGAATTATCCGCGTCTCAACCAGAGACAAATAAACATATCATGATGGCGCCAAGGGGAACGctaaaaacaaagaaaaaaaggaaaaaaaaaaggaaagggatggcgaggagaaagaaaactaaaaCAAGGACAGAAAAGGGCCTAATATGATGGCCCGGTATCCAAGCACACATCCAGAAAAGAGGGTGGATAACAAGCAACAAGTGATACATTGACATTCCGGCGTCCACCACGCTCTCCATAAAGAGcaacatctctttctggtCAGGTATGTTCAAAAGCTATGCCCTTGCTACAGAATCGGAGGGCAGAGTCTTCACTGGATTATGGACGACGCCGTGGCCCTAACCCTTTCCCGGAGAGGCGATTCAAACGATACGGCAGTACGGCCGAGTGGCTGCGATCTTTCTCCCGTCTATTTTTCTCCCGTCTTTGTTGGCATATTTGAGTACATACTGGGCACTGAGTCAGTGTGATGCC
This window of the Aspergillus oryzae RIB40 DNA, chromosome 8 genome carries:
- a CDS encoding uncharacterized protein (predicted protein); the protein is MAAWLGLEHDEGGWAITDNDAMRRVINGMDCPANQHPSIALFVGHTAKAQALRSLYPHNNTGRHRKQGWAQLHLSGAATSHPVIVIESSLSRTSPPGPSQQEPLRRYPIPRTRGRSYEDLQSLLYRDVLLPIVDTVCVFAADCGGIRHVQHLLASWGSLPPTGLDGAAASVRPRWVIVLTDPDDDAVPAGGIETTLQATAVPHLAGSVAVVDLRPRQPLSRLSRFEPLRRRLSLELDEVRTLRANAHLLFSALHLEWIFRGLLRHVAQGPASPFNCIQACRPQHLDADEVAQYLGIFLQLAEKTQIADPFMATFIASAFLMDAYPPGMHSE